One Triticum dicoccoides isolate Atlit2015 ecotype Zavitan chromosome 4B, WEW_v2.0, whole genome shotgun sequence genomic window carries:
- the LOC119292831 gene encoding uncharacterized protein LOC119292831 codes for MPEEAECFHVSEEAECSDAPEEAEEEPRHTLVDDAIREILLRIPTDDPASLVRTSAVCTTWFEIISDPAFFRDYRAFHGAPPVLGYLHNKSYESHGVARFDPTGAFCPLVRDRRNWHAADSRHGRVLFYTPREKHTDFIVWDPITDRRWGFLTDPKLSEIIETAEDQQEEITWMAAVLCAQDGCDHLNCHDGPFLVAFAGSNELERTMFASFYSSEAAEWSKMISIENPNATSAMEETGHTAVVGNKVYFPRESSRRIVVYDVGEQELSAINLQDQPCGKLMGEEDGALVFASMGDSKLYLRLMEDGPNGVVARGQRRVVELQTSLPPSALSSTYWMVRKTFVSGGPSLVGFASGAGVIFLNTEAGLFTIEVCSGQTKKVHRKMFVQTVIPYVSFYSREHVRIVMPLQSKRGCGDHPHESDTILHDHVGDGMPLP; via the exons atgccggaggaggcggagtgcttcCACGTGTCAGAGGAGGCAGAGTGCTCCgacgcgccggaggaggcggaggaggagcc CCGCCACACGCTGGTCGACGACGCCATCCGCGAGATTTTGCTCCGCATCCCGACGGATGACCCGGCGAGCCTCGTCCGCACCTCTGCCGTCTGCACCACCTGGTTCGAAATCATCTCAGACCCCGCCTTCTTCCGCGACTACCGCGCTTTCCACGGGGCGCCCCCGGTGTTGGGCTACCTCCACAACAAATCCTACGAAAGCCATGGCGTCGCCCGATTCGACCCCACCGGAGCCTTCTGCCCGCTGGTTCGCGACCGCCGCAACTGGCACGCGGCCGACTCCCGCCATGGCCGCGTCCTCTTCTACACACCCAGAGAGAAGCACACAGATTTCATCGTCTGGGACCCCATCACGGACCGCCGGTGGGGGTTTCTCACCGACCCCAAGCTGTCGGAGATAATTGAGACTGCAGAGGACCAGCAGGAGGAGATAACCTGGATGGCCGCGGTGCTCTGCGCCCAGGATGGCTGCGACCACCTGAACTGCCACGACGGTCCCTTCCTCGTGGCCTTCGCGGGCTCCAATGAGTTAGAGAGGACCATGTTCGCCTCCTTCTACTCATCCGAGGCTGCCGAGTGGAGCAAAATGATCTCCATTGAGAACCCGAATGCCACCAGTGCCATGGAGGAAACAGGGCACACTGCGGTTGTGGGAAACAAAGTCTATTTCCCCCGCGAATCGAGCAGAAGAATAGTGGTGTATGACGTGGGCGAGCAAGAACTTTCGGCGATCAATTTGCAGGACCAGCCATGCGGTAAACTCATGGGGGAGGAGGACGGCGCACTGGTGTTTGCGAGTATGGGGGATTCTAAACTCTATTTGCGGTTAATGGAGGATGGTCCCAATGGAGTTGTGGCAAGGGGGCAACGCAGGGTCGTTGAGCTTCAAACATCGCTCCCTCCTAGTGCCCTCTCGAGCACATACTGGATGGTACGCAAAACCTTCGTGAGTGGTGGACCCTCGCTGGTTGGTTTCGCGAGCGGTGCTGGTGTCATCTTCCTCAATACAGAAGCTGGCCTGTTCACAATTGAGGTCTGTTCTGGCCAAACAAAGAAGGTACACAGAAAGATGTTCGTCCAGACAGTCATACCCTATGTGAGCTTCTACAGTCGAG AACATGTCAGGATCGTAATGCCACTGCAATCAAAACGTGGTTGTGGTGATCATCCACATGAATCGGACACTATTTTGCATG ATCACGTTGGGGACGGGATGCCACTGCCATGA
- the LOC119291527 gene encoding uncharacterized protein LOC119291527 produces MATGSRAPRRRRPRSPPTLIDDLVREIFLSVPVDDPVTIVRGAAGCRSWRSMLSAPDFARDYRRARSASPVLGFLHNTTSEPEDRFASSHFVPTAAFRFRPPAYEDLSRWDVLDSRHGLALLHAPKSKRNKGFVACDLVTGQRWEFGDPECHNVMWWPHGDHMDKRIRCSATVLCAKARCDQLDCHGDGGPFRVALVGTDYRNLRSHATVYSSETREWRDTISVHNLDFVNGRGNSAVVGNKVYVQCVESDKVVEYNMHEQKLSLITLPFEDQEGIDESIDLMGVDDGSLLFASVLKAKLCLWTMEAGPGGAAGWARRWAIELKPSLPARFLTDKANMLVGFAEGVGVIFLSTRAGLYAIELNSGKGNRVHKGFFDKIIPYRSFCTRAIGGLADLARAVSRRTGASVLEQ; encoded by the exons ATGGCGACCGGCTCGCGTGCGCCGcgacgccgccgcccccgctcgcCGCCGACGCTGATCGACGACCTCGTGCGCGAGATCTTCCTGAGCGTACCCGTGGACGACCCCGTGACCATCGTCCGCGGCGCCGCCGGCTGCAGGAGCTGGCGCAGCATGCTGTCCGCCCCCGACTTCGCCCGCGACTACCGCAGGGCCCGCAGTGCGTCGCCCGTGCTGGGCTTCCTCCACAACACCACCAGCGAACCGGAGGATCGCTTCGCCTCCTCCCACTTCGTCCCCACCGCGGCCTTCCGCTTCCGCCCCCCGGCGTACGAGGACCTCTCGCGCTGGGACGTCCTCGACTCCCGCCATGGCCTCGCCCTCCTCCACGCCCCCAAGAGCAAGAGGAACAAGGGCTTCGTTGCCTGCGACCTCGTCACCGGCCAGCGGTGGGAATTCGGCGACCCCGAGTGCCACAACGTCATGTGGTGGCCGCACGGCGATCACATGGACAAGCGCATACGCTGTAGTGCCACGGTGCTCTGCGCCAAGGCCCGATGTGACCAGCTCGACTGCCATGGCGATGGCGGCCCTTTCCGCGTGGCCTTGGTGGGCACCGACTATAGAAACTTGAGATCCCACGCCACCGTCTACTCATCAGAGACTCGTGAGTGGAGGGACACCATCTCTGTTCACAACCTGGATTTCGTCAATGGCAGGGGGAACAGTGCTGTTGTGGGAAATAAGGTCTATGTCCAATGTGTAGAGAGTGACAAAGTCGTGGAGTACAACATGCATGAGCAAAAACTATCACTGATCACCCTGCCATTTGAGGACCAGGAGGGGATCGACGAGAGCATTGACCTCATGGGGGTGGACGACGGCAGTCTGCTCTTTGCATCCGTGCTGAAGGCTAAACTCTGCCTATGGACTATGGAGGCTGGTCCCGGTGGAGCTGCGGGGTGGGCGCGACGCTGGGCTATCGAGCTCAAACCATCGCTCCCTGCTCGTTTCCTCACAGACAAGGCAAATATGCTGGTTGGCTTTGCTGAAGGTGTTGGTGTCATCTTCCTGAGTACAAGGGCGGGGCTGTACGCAATTGAGCTCAATTCAGGCAAAGGCAACAGGGTTCACAAAGGGTTTTTTGATAAGATCATACCCTACAGGAGCTTCTGCACTAGAG CAATAGGGGGGTTGGCCGACCTCGCACGCGCAGTTAGCCGGCGTACAGGAGCTTCTGTACTAGAG CAATAG